A single Thermosynechococcus vestitus BP-1 DNA region contains:
- the bchL gene encoding ferredoxin:protochlorophyllide reductase (ATP-dependent) iron-sulfur ATP-binding protein — protein sequence MKLAVYGKGGIGKSTTSCNISVALARRGKKVLQIGCDPKHDSTFTLTGFLIPTIIDTLQAKDYHYEDVWPEDVIYKGYGGVDCVEAGGPPAGAGCGGYVVGETVKLLKELNAFDEYDVILFDVLGDVVCGGFAAPLNYADYCLIVTDNGFDALFAANRIAASVREKARTHPLRLAGLIGNRTNKRDLIEKYVEAVPMPILEVLPLIEDIRVSRVKGKTLFEMAESDPSLNDVCDYYLNIADQILARPEGVVPKDVPDRDLFALLSDFYLNPQGSERSLAAV from the coding sequence GTGAAACTCGCAGTGTACGGTAAAGGCGGAATTGGCAAATCCACCACCAGTTGCAACATCTCCGTGGCGCTGGCGCGGCGGGGCAAAAAAGTCCTGCAAATTGGCTGTGACCCCAAGCACGACAGCACATTTACCCTCACGGGCTTTCTGATTCCCACCATCATCGACACCCTCCAAGCCAAGGACTATCACTACGAGGATGTCTGGCCAGAGGATGTGATCTACAAAGGTTATGGCGGCGTCGATTGTGTTGAAGCGGGTGGTCCCCCAGCCGGCGCAGGGTGTGGTGGCTATGTCGTCGGTGAAACCGTCAAGCTCCTCAAGGAACTCAATGCCTTTGATGAATACGATGTCATTCTCTTTGACGTTCTTGGGGATGTGGTCTGTGGTGGCTTTGCCGCCCCCCTCAACTATGCTGATTATTGTCTGATTGTCACTGATAACGGCTTTGATGCCCTCTTTGCCGCCAATCGCATTGCCGCTTCTGTCCGCGAAAAAGCTCGCACCCACCCTCTGCGCCTTGCGGGCCTCATTGGTAATCGCACCAATAAGCGGGATCTCATTGAAAAGTATGTGGAAGCAGTTCCCATGCCCATTCTTGAGGTGCTACCGCTGATTGAGGATATTCGCGTGTCACGGGTTAAGGGCAAAACCCTCTTTGAGATGGCCGAAAGTGATCCTAGTCTCAACGATGTTTGTGACTACTACTTGAACATTGCCGATCAAATTTTGGCGCGGCCCGAGGGTGTCGTGCCTAAGGATGTCCCCGATCGCGACCTCTTTGCCCTGCTATCTGACTTCTACTTGAATCCACAGGGATCAGAACGTTCACTCGCCGCTGTCTAA
- a CDS encoding ferredoxin:protochlorophyllide reductase (ATP-dependent) subunit N, with protein MTVTAPNALNFECETGNYHTFCPISCVAWLYQKIEDSFFLVIGTKTCGYFLQNAMGVMIFAEPRYAMAELEEGDISAQLNDYEELKRLCLEIKRDRNPSVIVWIGTCTTEIIKMDLEGLAPKLEAEIGIPIVVARANGLDYAFTQGEDTVLAAMAARCPTSTAISDPEERNPIQRLLNFGKKKEEVQAQSSQYHPHPPLVLFGSLPDPVVTQLTLELKKQGIKVSGWLPAKRYTELPVIDEGYYVAGVNPFLSRTATTLIRRRKCQLITAPFPIGPDGTRTWIEQICATFGIQPQGLAEREAETWQKLSDYLELVRGKSVFFMGDNLLEISLARFLIRCGMRVLEIGIPYMDKRYQAAELALLSQTCAEMGHPLPTIVEKPDNYNQLQRIKALQPDLVITGMAHANPLEARGISTKWSVEFTFAQIHGFGNARDILELVTRPLRRNQALAGLGWQKLVAH; from the coding sequence ATGACTGTCACTGCTCCCAATGCCCTCAACTTTGAGTGTGAAACAGGTAATTACCATACCTTTTGCCCCATCAGCTGTGTGGCGTGGCTCTACCAAAAGATTGAAGATAGTTTCTTCTTAGTCATTGGTACGAAAACCTGTGGCTACTTTTTGCAGAATGCAATGGGGGTCATGATTTTTGCAGAACCCCGCTATGCCATGGCGGAGCTAGAAGAGGGGGATATATCGGCGCAACTCAATGATTATGAAGAGTTAAAGCGCCTCTGCCTCGAAATTAAGCGCGATCGCAACCCCAGCGTGATTGTTTGGATCGGCACCTGCACCACGGAAATTATCAAAATGGACTTGGAGGGACTAGCTCCCAAACTCGAAGCCGAAATTGGCATTCCCATTGTCGTCGCCCGTGCCAATGGTCTTGACTACGCCTTTACCCAAGGGGAAGATACGGTACTAGCAGCAATGGCTGCCCGTTGCCCCACCTCCACAGCAATAAGTGATCCAGAGGAACGCAATCCCATTCAACGTCTTCTCAACTTTGGCAAGAAAAAAGAAGAGGTCCAAGCTCAATCAAGCCAATACCACCCCCACCCACCCCTTGTTCTCTTTGGCTCCCTGCCAGATCCCGTGGTGACCCAACTCACCTTGGAATTGAAAAAACAGGGGATTAAAGTTTCAGGATGGCTGCCTGCCAAGCGCTATACCGAGTTGCCAGTCATTGATGAAGGCTACTATGTTGCTGGCGTCAATCCCTTCCTCAGTCGTACCGCCACCACCCTGATTCGCCGCCGCAAATGTCAACTCATTACGGCACCTTTTCCCATTGGCCCTGATGGTACTCGCACCTGGATCGAGCAGATTTGTGCTACCTTTGGCATTCAGCCCCAAGGTCTAGCGGAGCGCGAAGCCGAAACTTGGCAAAAACTCAGTGACTATCTTGAATTAGTGCGAGGCAAATCGGTCTTTTTTATGGGGGACAATCTCCTAGAGATCTCCCTAGCGCGGTTTTTGATTCGCTGTGGGATGCGGGTACTTGAAATTGGCATTCCCTACATGGACAAACGCTACCAAGCTGCTGAACTGGCCCTGTTAAGCCAAACTTGTGCCGAGATGGGGCATCCTTTGCCCACAATTGTTGAAAAACCGGATAACTACAACCAGCTCCAGCGGATTAAGGCGCTTCAACCCGATCTGGTGATTACGGGTATGGCCCACGCCAACCCCCTTGAGGCCCGTGGCATCAGTACCAAGTGGTCTGTGGAATTCACCTTTGCTCAGATCCACGGCTTTGGCAATGCCCGCGACATCTTGGAATTGGTGACTCGTCCCCTCCGGCGCAACCAAGCCCTTGCTGGATTAGGCTGGCAAAAACTGGTTGCCCACTGA
- a CDS encoding DUF5331 domain-containing protein has product MNPEQLRQSARSKWLAYYQENRHWIVRLAIWSTYRGQRRPSSSFILAVLTTLEPRLLDALPVIVELTNDPDRIVSALGLNFNPDEELANRDHPAQLPPEPRLLPPKPFVSNRAEEHSEEAAQRHQT; this is encoded by the coding sequence ATGAACCCTGAACAACTACGGCAAAGCGCACGCAGTAAGTGGTTGGCCTACTACCAAGAAAACCGCCATTGGATTGTTCGCTTGGCCATTTGGAGTACCTATCGCGGTCAACGGCGCCCCTCCTCGAGTTTTATTTTGGCAGTGCTCACGACCCTAGAGCCCCGCCTACTGGATGCTCTACCTGTCATTGTTGAACTCACCAACGATCCCGATCGCATCGTTTCTGCCCTTGGTTTGAACTTCAACCCTGACGAAGAACTAGCCAATCGCGATCATCCTGCGCAACTGCCCCCAGAACCTCGCTTACTACCCCCGAAGCCCTTTGTCAGTAATCGGGCTGAAGAACACAGTGAGGAGGCCGCTCAACGTCATCAAACCTAG